A genomic stretch from Neodiprion fabricii isolate iyNeoFabr1 chromosome 3, iyNeoFabr1.1, whole genome shotgun sequence includes:
- the LOC124178703 gene encoding melanotransferrin yields the protein MDCGSRMCMLISLLVIYQIFQSANGLLINNTIIWCTVSDAEQRKCEAFSKAVDQKISSFTARDIALSCKQAFNEEACMTMLDEEKAHLTTLDPGEVFIAGRYHSLLPIMQEKLVSGLINQYAVAVVKKGSLPDVLSLRDLRGKKACFAGVGTQAGWVIPIHTLMEQGGMEVIDCNNHVKSTINYFGPSCAINALIDKYNPLGDNSDQLCKLCIGKVPGGKCTSADPYAGYEGAFKCLLEAGDIAFLVDTTVQEMTSNTLDLNTPSKDQFELLCTDGSRRPVDDFRNCNWGSVPSRAIITSSATHVNMRKLYQKFLITASQEFSKSYSNSNSSFMNDNRFGNRDGYENRPGFDNRQGYDRFDDRNYNGNFSGNRNFYYRNGTDNNFEQGNNYGPNPSNRQAGNPNIADILPLENFDLFESSPRYGEHHNLLFSDSTREFHPLAEKDQNYPQYLGQSLNDILAVRHCPVNRMTLCVTSEPEMEKCIKMRIALKAQLLKPEMVCYKGHSQIHCMQAIQNGDADVTVLDASDVYTAGLRYGLIPFISEVYNLGSPDYYVVAVAKEEDPSTDLTYLKNKYTCHPGINTAAGWVYPLAYLISNGWIRGYGCDSVRAAAEYFTKSCIPGALSTEYNTGVPYDNMCDLCHGVSFRYCRRDASEDYFGYTGAFRCLVEGGGNVAFVKHTTVAENTDGKRRSTWARNTFTKDFELLCPDGTRRPTGQYMECNLGKVAANAIVARSGYYGYNETEINAYINLFVYAQQYYGRKDPDEFSFSMFYSPPPYSDLIFQDAAQQLVVIPPEKRQFSAYVGPDFMRARRITDCNAGASAIQYTISGSIAMGFLAILLGS from the exons ATGGATTGCGGTTCGAGGATGTGCATGCTAATCAGCTTGCTTGTGATTTATCAGATATTCCAATCTGCAAATG GTCTATTGATTAACAACACCATCATTTGGTGCACGGTATCGGATGCTGAACAGCGAAAGTGTGAAGCGTTCTCCAAAGCGGTGGACCAGAAGATATCCAGTTTTACAGCCAGGGATATAGCTTTATCATGCAAACAAGCCTTCAACGAAGAGGCCTGCATGACCATGCTCGACGAAGAAAAAGCACACCTGACCACATTAGATCCCGGAGAAGTATTCATTGCTGGAAGATACCACAGTCTTCTGCCGATTATGCAAGAAAAACTCGTTAGCGGATTAATCAATCAGTATGCGGTAGCGGTAGTAAAGAAAGGCTCACTGCCTGATGTTCTCTCCCTTAGGGATCTCAGAGGTAAAAAGGCTTGCTTTGCAGGAGTAGGAACCCAGGCTGGCTGGGTCATTCCGATACACACG TTAATGGAACAAGGTGGAATGGAAGTGATTGACTGCAACAACCATGTGAAATCAACGATAAATTACTTTGGTCCAAGCTGTGCCATTAATGCTTTGATTGATAAATATAATCCGTTAG GTGACAATTCCGATCAATTGTGTAAGCTCTGTATAGGTAAAGTACCAGGTGGAAAATGTACTAGCGCAGATCCATATGCTGGATACGAAGGTGCTTTCAAATGCTTACTTGAAGCTGGAGACATAGCATTCCTTGTTGATACAACAGTGCAAGAGATGACCTCGAATACTCTTGATTTGA ATACACCTAGCAAGGATCAATTTGAACTGCTATGCACTGATGGAAGTCGGAGGCCAGTTGACGATTTTCGTAATTGTAATTGGGGTAGTGTACCGTCGCGAGCGATTATTACTTCATCCGCGACGCATGTGAACATGCGTAAACTGTATCAAAAATTTCTGATAACAGCTAGTCAGGAATTTTCCAAGtcatattcaaattcaaattcctcATTTATGAACGACAATCGCTTCGGAAATCGAGATGGTTACGAGAACAGACCCGGTTTTGACAACCGACAAGGTTATGATAGATTCGACGATCGTAATTATAACGGTAACTTTTCTGgtaacagaaatttttattatcgcaATGGAACGGACAACAATTTTGAGCAAGGAAACAATTACGGACCGAACCCTTCGAACAGACAAGCGGGGAATCCTAATATAGCTGACATACTTCCTCTGGAGAATTTCGACTTGTTCGAATCATCTCCAAGATACGGAGAACATcataatttgttattttcg GATTCTACCAGAGAGTTTCATCCGTTAGCTGAAAAGGATCAAAACTATCCACAATATCTTGGACAATCCCTGAATGATATTTTGGCTGTTAGACATTGTCCAGTGAACAGGATGACTTTGTGTGTAACTTCTGAGCCTGAAATGGAAAAGTGTATTAAAATGAGG ATCGCGTTGAAAGCACAGTTGTTAAAACCAGAAATGGTCTGCTATAAGGGTCACAGTCAGATACATTGCATGCAAGCTATACAAAATGG agATGCCGACGTGACAGTGCTGGATGCTAGTGACGTTTACACAGCGGGTCTGCGATACGGACTCATTCCGTTCATTTCTGAAGTCTATAATCTGGGCAGCCCTGACTACTACGTTGTGGCTGTAGCCAAGGAAGAAGATCCAAGCACGGATTTgacatatttgaaaaataaatacacttGTCATCCCGGAATAAACACTGCAGCAGGCTGGGTCTATCCCTTGGCTTATTTGATTTCAAACGGCTGGATAAGAGGCTATGGATGTGATTCGGTGCGCGCAGCTGCAGAATATTTTACTAAATCTTGTATACCCGGTGCTCTGAGCACCGAATATAATACCGGAGTGCCGTACGATAATATGTGTGACTTGTGCCACGGAGTGAGCTTCAGATACTGCCGCCGAGATGCTTCTGAAGATTATTTTGGATACACCGGTGCCTTCAGATGTTTAGTCGAAGGTGGAGGCAATGTTGCTTTTGTCAAGCATACAACAGTCGCCGAAAATACCGACGGTAAGCGCAGATCAACTTGGGCTCGAAACACGTTCACTAAAGATTTCGAGCTGTTATGTCCAGACGGAACGCGACGACCTACGGGACAGTACATGGAATGTAACCTCGGAAAGGTTGCCGCCAATGCAATCGTAGCACGAAGCGGATATTACGGGTATAATGAAACCGAAATCAACGCTTATATCAATCTATTTGTTTATGCGCAGCAATATTATGGCAGGAAAGATCCCGATGAGTTCAGTTTCAGTATGTTCTACAGCCCACCACCTTATAGTGATCTAATTTTCCAAGATGCTGCTCAACAGCTTGTCGTTATCCCACCTGAGAAGAGACAATTTAGCGCGTATGTGGGACCTGATTTTATGAGGGCTAGGAGAATCACTGACTGTAACGCTGGTGCCTCTGCTATTCAGTATACTATCAGCGGATCAATCGCTATGGGATTCTTGGCTATACTACTAGGCAGCTAA
- the LOC124178709 gene encoding uncharacterized protein LOC124178709, whose amino-acid sequence MAFTGGTELGENLPKYKKKTTERVKRYKRLLELAKPKSIASQERPNSTTSLKRIKKSNFKNGGALKQFNSAKVLDATEDIKCETLPTKKSVLGYKISERTARLAEPRIRFEMGIRSPGTVQESALFATASKRLIELATPKNSTQRTDLPQGKSPNIISNSSVSRNALKATCTPRIAKLSVPKHSKSPINANENTKANHGDTTAIPIKPPLAKEAFEKQREKKHFAIHGEMK is encoded by the exons AAATACAAGAAGAAGACGACTGAACGTGTGAAACGTTACAAACGCCTTCTCGAGCTCGCAAAACCGAAATCAATTGCATCCCAGGAACGCCCAAATTCTACTACTTCCTTAAAG cggataaaaaaatcaaacttcaaAAATGGCGGCGCTCTCAAGCAGTTCAATTCGGCAAAAGTTTTGGATGCAACTGAAGATATCAAGTGTGAAACTCTCCCAACAAAGAAGTCAGTGCTGGGATACAAGATAAGCGAACGTACTGCCAGACTGGCGGAGCCGAGAATACGCTTCGAAATGGGAATCCGCTCACCAGGAACGGTGCAAGAATCAGCGTTATTCGCCACAG CATCGAAAAGACTCATCGAGCTTGCGACGCCAAAGAATAGTACGCAGCGAACAGACCTACCGCAAGGAAAAAGTCCAAATATAATATCTAATTCCAGCGTCAGTCGAAATGCTCTAAAAGCCACCTGCACCCCAAGGATCGCGAAACTCTCCGTACCTAAACACTCCAAGTCGCCAATTAATGCCAATGAAAATACGAAAGCCAATCATGGTGATACTACTGCCATTCCAATAAAACCTCCACTGGCCAAAGAAGCTTTtgaaaaacagagagagaaaaaacactTTGCTATTCAcggagaaatgaaatga